One window of Desulfarculus baarsii DSM 2075 genomic DNA carries:
- a CDS encoding S41 family peptidase, which translates to MLLAPYLPTPQSNAASDDEYQQMRLLTEVLEEIKQKYVEEKTSKDLIQRAIKGMVDNLDPHSSYMSPEEFKDLQIETKGSFYGVGIEITSKDGVLTVVSPIEDTPAYKAGVKAGDRIIKIDGKLTKGMTTMDAVKSIRGAQGSKVVLTVMRDDAPQLIDIAITRDLIPLHSVRYNLLEDGYGYIRISNFQETTTRDLIEALQTLQSQKTPLRGLVLDLRNDPGGLLQEAVTAADQFLSGGVIVSTKGRNKNQDMVFNATPTVTAGDYPIIVLINQGSASASEILAGALQDHKRAMVVGSPSFGKGSVQTIIPLGDNGALRLTTARYYTPNGRSIQAKGIEPDLVVPFDPPEEEAKDKPAAKDQSIREKDLTGAIAAEGDAAKADKKSDSKLYYAKDKLDKDNQLRRALDLLKAWQVFAPMSTKNTAAN; encoded by the coding sequence ATGCTTTTGGCGCCCTATCTCCCCACCCCGCAAAGCAACGCCGCCAGCGACGACGAATATCAGCAGATGCGCCTGCTAACCGAGGTGCTAGAGGAAATCAAGCAAAAGTACGTCGAGGAAAAAACCTCCAAGGATCTGATCCAGCGGGCCATCAAGGGCATGGTCGATAACCTCGACCCCCACTCCTCGTACATGAGCCCCGAGGAGTTCAAAGACCTGCAGATCGAGACCAAGGGCAGCTTCTACGGCGTGGGCATCGAGATCACCTCCAAGGACGGCGTGCTCACGGTGGTCTCGCCCATCGAGGACACCCCGGCCTACAAGGCCGGCGTCAAGGCCGGCGACCGCATCATCAAGATCGACGGCAAGCTGACCAAGGGCATGACGACCATGGACGCGGTCAAGTCCATCCGCGGGGCCCAGGGCTCCAAGGTGGTGCTGACCGTCATGCGCGATGATGCGCCCCAGCTCATCGACATCGCCATCACCCGCGACCTGATCCCCCTGCACAGCGTGCGCTACAACCTGCTCGAGGACGGTTACGGCTACATCCGCATCAGCAATTTCCAAGAGACCACCACCCGCGACCTGATCGAAGCCCTGCAAACATTGCAGAGCCAAAAGACCCCTCTGCGCGGTTTGGTGCTCGACCTGCGCAACGACCCCGGCGGACTGCTGCAAGAGGCCGTCACCGCCGCCGATCAGTTCCTCAGCGGCGGCGTGATCGTCTCCACCAAGGGCCGCAACAAGAACCAGGACATGGTCTTCAACGCCACGCCCACCGTCACCGCCGGCGACTACCCCATCATCGTCCTGATCAACCAGGGCTCGGCCAGCGCCAGCGAGATTCTGGCCGGCGCGCTGCAAGACCACAAACGAGCCATGGTCGTGGGCTCGCCGTCGTTCGGCAAGGGCTCGGTGCAGACGATCATCCCCCTGGGCGACAACGGGGCCCTGCGCCTGACCACCGCCCGCTATTACACGCCCAACGGCCGGTCGATCCAGGCCAAGGGCATCGAGCCCGATCTGGTGGTGCCCTTTGATCCGCCCGAGGAAGAAGCCAAGGATAAGCCGGCGGCCAAGGACCAATCCATCCGCGAAAAAGACCTGACCGGGGCCATCGCCGCCGAGGGCGATGCGGCCAAGGCCGACAAGAAGTCCGACTCCAAGCTCTATTACGCCAAGGACAAGCTGGATAAGGACAACCAGTTGCGCCGCGCCCTGGACCTGCTCAAGGCCTGGCAGGTCTTCGCGCCGATGTCCACGAAGAACACCGCCGCCAACTAA
- a CDS encoding murein hydrolase activator EnvC family protein, whose product MKLLAAMLAALAVLAAGPPTARAADEIDARHELRLRLDDLLGQRQAMQEKASALASQLQEARRRQTEETALLVRLRQQRGEEAARLEAIKAQAAEMQTRLTQARRVYGRRLRALYLFGADASLHLLASSQSLAEALERSRAMTAVVEADRRRLDALAAQAAALARLEDQLRRQRDEHARTCLQLEQSLERLESHQSQASALMGRLSQEQGRLAEVIEALREAESRLVRTFALDLRFDPDQAPEAVSQRRAAQPVEGVTHEAVGSRGVTFSARRGAQVRAPWDGEVAYAAEISGWGKVVVLDHGQRVHTVLAYLETLSVEPGQRVAASQVVGAVGPGGRLYLEVRKNSKPVNSLEWLRLAP is encoded by the coding sequence TTGAAGCTTTTGGCCGCGATGCTGGCGGCGTTGGCCGTGCTGGCGGCCGGCCCGCCAACGGCCCGCGCCGCCGACGAGATCGACGCCCGTCACGAGTTGCGCCTGCGCCTGGATGATTTGCTGGGCCAGCGCCAGGCCATGCAGGAAAAAGCCAGCGCCCTGGCCAGCCAGTTGCAAGAGGCCCGCCGCCGCCAAACCGAGGAGACGGCGCTCCTGGTTCGGCTGCGCCAGCAACGCGGCGAGGAGGCCGCCCGCCTGGAGGCCATCAAGGCCCAGGCCGCCGAAATGCAAACCCGCCTGACCCAGGCCAGGCGGGTTTACGGCCGCCGCCTGCGGGCGCTCTATCTTTTCGGGGCCGACGCCAGCCTGCATCTACTGGCCTCGTCGCAAAGCCTGGCCGAAGCCCTGGAGCGCTCGCGGGCCATGACCGCGGTGGTCGAAGCCGACCGGCGACGCCTGGACGCCCTGGCGGCCCAGGCCGCGGCCTTGGCGCGCCTGGAGGATCAACTGCGGCGGCAGCGCGACGAACACGCCCGCACCTGCCTACAGCTCGAACAAAGCCTGGAGCGCCTGGAAAGCCATCAAAGCCAGGCCAGCGCCTTGATGGGCCGGCTGAGCCAGGAACAAGGCCGCCTGGCCGAGGTCATCGAGGCCTTGCGTGAGGCCGAATCGCGCCTTGTGCGCACGTTCGCCCTCGATCTGCGCTTCGACCCGGACCAAGCGCCCGAGGCCGTTTCCCAGCGCCGCGCCGCCCAGCCGGTGGAGGGCGTGACCCACGAGGCCGTGGGTTCACGGGGGGTGACCTTCAGCGCCCGGCGGGGGGCTCAGGTTCGCGCACCCTGGGATGGCGAGGTGGCCTACGCCGCCGAAATCAGCGGCTGGGGCAAAGTGGTCGTCCTGGACCACGGCCAGCGGGTGCACACTGTTTTGGCCTATCTGGAAACGCTGTCGGTGGAGCCAGGCCAACGGGTCGCGGCCAGCCAGGTGGTGGGGGCGGTGGGCCCCGGCGGCAGGCTTTACCTGGAGGTGCGCAAAAACTCTAAACCCGTAAATTCGCTAGAATGGCTGAGGCTGGCCCCTTGA
- a CDS encoding cell division protein FtsX, with protein sequence MKRPPRWDMAPSRALRQMAENPWLQGVAITSMTVALAIIGVYFTLVFNLHQAARQVFTGATLAVVLEDGASPERGARIAAQALDFTQVAEARFVSREEALERFSRQLGPKKDVLAGMDHNPLPNAVEVRLNPGRDPGDELIAALGALDGVREVLTARPWLQRLDTARRALTNLAAALGLLLFLAVTMLAGNTVRLAYHSRRAELEILDLIGSSPGYIRRPFVIEALLQALAASAAAYGLVAWLMVVLSAPATLPLGLDLSALFVLPPALPLVLAGVGAAAGLIGAWLGVGRALRVTRP encoded by the coding sequence TTGAAGCGGCCGCCGCGCTGGGACATGGCCCCGTCGCGGGCCCTGCGCCAGATGGCCGAAAACCCCTGGCTTCAGGGCGTGGCCATCACCAGCATGACCGTGGCCCTGGCCATTATCGGCGTTTATTTCACCCTGGTTTTCAACCTGCACCAGGCGGCCCGACAGGTCTTCACCGGGGCCACGTTAGCCGTGGTGCTGGAAGACGGGGCCTCGCCGGAGCGCGGCGCGCGGATCGCCGCCCAAGCCCTGGATTTCACCCAGGTGGCCGAGGCCCGCTTCGTCTCCCGCGAAGAGGCCCTGGAGCGCTTCAGTCGGCAACTCGGCCCCAAAAAAGACGTCTTGGCCGGCATGGACCACAACCCCCTGCCCAACGCCGTGGAGGTGCGCCTCAATCCCGGCCGCGACCCCGGCGACGAGCTGATCGCCGCGCTGGGGGCCCTAGACGGCGTGCGGGAGGTGCTCACCGCCCGACCCTGGCTGCAACGGCTCGACACCGCACGCCGAGCGCTGACCAACCTGGCCGCGGCCTTGGGGCTGCTGTTGTTTTTGGCCGTGACCATGCTGGCCGGCAACACCGTGCGGCTGGCCTATCACTCGCGGCGCGCGGAACTGGAGATCCTCGACCTGATCGGCTCGTCGCCGGGCTACATCCGCCGGCCCTTCGTCATCGAGGCCCTGTTGCAGGCCCTGGCGGCCAGCGCGGCGGCCTATGGCCTGGTGGCCTGGCTGATGGTGGTGCTTTCCGCGCCGGCCACGCTGCCGCTGGGGCTGGATCTGTCGGCGTTGTTCGTCCTGCCGCCGGCGTTGCCGCTCGTGCTGGCCGGGGTTGGCGCGGCGGCCGGGCTGATCGGCGCCTGGCTGGGCGTGGGCCGCGCGCTGCGGGTGACCCGGCCTTGA
- a CDS encoding cell division ATP-binding protein FtsE yields MVRLERVGKLYHGAEKLVFDGLDLRLEPGSFVFLCGPSGAGKTTLINLIMGVELPTTGRVLVAGRDMGALRPRAMAKIRRQLGVVFQDFRLLGRRSVFENVALALRVCGVGGADTQRMVEQALRWVDLTDKAMVRADTLSGGEQQRVAIARALARRPKLILADEPTGNLDPQNTQRVLRLLQKAHAAGSTVLLATHDPTLPGRTPNASVAELRGGKLEMVR; encoded by the coding sequence ATGGTCCGACTGGAACGGGTCGGCAAGCTTTACCACGGCGCGGAAAAACTGGTCTTCGACGGCCTGGATTTGCGCCTGGAGCCGGGCAGTTTCGTCTTTTTGTGCGGCCCGTCCGGGGCGGGCAAGACCACGCTGATCAACCTGATCATGGGCGTGGAGTTGCCAACCACGGGCCGCGTGCTGGTGGCCGGCCGCGACATGGGCGCGCTGCGGCCGCGGGCCATGGCCAAAATTCGCCGTCAGTTGGGCGTGGTGTTTCAGGACTTTCGGTTGTTGGGCCGGCGCAGCGTCTTCGAAAACGTCGCCTTGGCCCTGCGCGTCTGCGGCGTGGGCGGGGCGGACACCCAGCGCATGGTCGAACAGGCCCTGCGCTGGGTCGACCTGACCGACAAGGCCATGGTCCGCGCCGACACACTCAGCGGCGGCGAGCAACAGCGGGTGGCCATCGCCCGGGCCCTGGCCCGGCGGCCCAAGCTGATCCTGGCCGACGAGCCCACCGGCAACCTTGACCCGCAAAACACCCAGCGCGTGTTGCGCTTGCTGCAAAAGGCCCACGCCGCCGGCAGCACGGTGCTTTTGGCCACCCACGACCCCACCCTGCCCGGCCGCACGCCCAACGCCTCCGTGGCCGAACTGCGCGGCGGCAAACTGGAGATGGTGCGTTGA
- a CDS encoding TolC family protein: MQRKAMWPMALKVIVAPLVALVLVAASCGASLAEEKATAAPSGPLTLNQAIDMALDYSPTLAQTREDLQKAHQTLWQAKTGYLPKLDTAYNWQRTQNPSVIDTPLGSFVTSSENTYVWTTSLTQPLFTGFRITSGYKMADLGVDMARLDVELNILDLVVSVKQAYILYLTAQKNHEVAVQAVTQLQSHLQTARDFNEVGILPINDVLKVEVELSSAQQEEVKTANYVALSLASLNTLLGLPVDGQLEVEDILPYKPLKLDYDDARNQARANRPELKSIKLGIEQANWNVTKAKSEYYPQVSVKGSYDMTSDEAGLGDSPYYDQSNWTVAAGASLNVFQWGATAAEVNKARADVRRAEMALKGLRDQVDLQVKEAYLYLKESEKNIQTSQVAVKQAEENYRITMERYREQLTTNTELLDAQTLLTKAQNNYFNSLGVFNTAKAQLLRAMGAGLDPEKLAKRAADKSASVTP; encoded by the coding sequence GTGCAACGCAAAGCGATGTGGCCGATGGCCTTGAAGGTGATTGTCGCGCCGCTGGTGGCCCTGGTTTTGGTTGCCGCTTCTTGCGGCGCGTCCCTGGCCGAGGAAAAAGCCACCGCCGCGCCCAGCGGCCCGTTGACTCTGAACCAGGCCATCGACATGGCCCTGGATTATTCGCCGACCCTGGCCCAGACGCGCGAGGATCTGCAAAAGGCCCACCAGACCCTGTGGCAGGCCAAAACCGGCTATCTGCCCAAGCTCGACACCGCCTACAACTGGCAGCGCACCCAAAACCCATCGGTCATCGACACGCCCCTGGGCTCGTTCGTCACCTCGTCCGAAAACACCTATGTCTGGACCACCTCGCTGACCCAGCCGCTGTTCACCGGCTTTCGCATCACCAGCGGCTACAAGATGGCCGACCTGGGCGTGGACATGGCCCGGCTGGACGTGGAGCTCAACATCCTCGACCTGGTCGTTTCGGTCAAGCAGGCCTACATCCTCTATCTGACCGCCCAGAAAAACCACGAAGTGGCCGTCCAGGCCGTGACCCAGTTGCAATCCCACCTGCAGACGGCCCGCGACTTCAACGAGGTGGGCATCCTGCCCATCAACGACGTGTTGAAGGTGGAGGTCGAGCTTTCCAGCGCCCAACAAGAGGAAGTCAAGACGGCCAATTACGTGGCCCTGTCCCTGGCCTCGCTGAACACGCTGCTTGGCCTGCCTGTTGATGGCCAGTTGGAGGTGGAGGACATTCTGCCCTACAAGCCGTTGAAGCTCGATTATGACGACGCGCGCAACCAGGCCCGCGCCAACCGGCCGGAACTGAAGTCGATCAAGCTGGGCATCGAGCAGGCCAACTGGAACGTCACCAAGGCCAAGAGCGAGTATTATCCCCAGGTGTCGGTCAAGGGCTCCTACGACATGACCAGCGACGAGGCCGGCCTGGGCGATTCGCCATATTACGACCAGAGCAACTGGACCGTGGCCGCCGGCGCCTCGCTCAACGTTTTTCAGTGGGGGGCCACCGCCGCCGAGGTCAACAAGGCCAGGGCCGACGTGCGCCGGGCCGAGATGGCCCTCAAGGGCCTGCGCGACCAGGTCGACCTGCAGGTCAAGGAGGCCTACCTCTACTTGAAGGAGTCGGAAAAGAACATCCAGACGTCCCAGGTGGCGGTCAAACAGGCCGAGGAAAACTATCGCATCACCATGGAGCGCTACCGCGAGCAGCTGACCACCAACACCGAGCTTTTGGACGCCCAGACCCTCCTGACCAAGGCTCAGAACAACTACTTCAATTCGTTGGGCGTCTTCAACACGGCCAAGGCCCAACTGCTGCGGGCCATGGGCGCCGGCCTCGACCCGGAAAAGCTGGCCAAACGCGCCGCGGACAAGTCCGCCAGCGTAACGCCATAG
- a CDS encoding family 2 glycosyl transferase has translation MDHQPPQIDLIIQPGPRLADDAAFSRACAALAASGDFGRVLVCRQPSGHAAPTLDFAPDFAAALAACRGEIVAVMAPDALPRPGLATGLIRRMAEPDAQAVLGPAARHDADEPWADLLDLANEFFDQGLAAGQTWPPLPACAAFRARWLRDAVGRPGPGPCQATDLFALACRVAAMGGGVVFEPQCQARATPPSGLAGALSLQARFGRGAALAVRALRANGQVGWPWPRGWPWRVVLALAVIGLLVAFAPRFPADGALWAALGLLLFYPLERPFLKFVTENRPELLNRSLLFCLVRPFFWAWGMVRTGFESLLKINLAKRAG, from the coding sequence ATGGATCACCAGCCGCCGCAGATCGACCTGATCATCCAGCCTGGGCCGCGCCTGGCTGACGACGCCGCCTTTTCGCGCGCATGCGCCGCCCTGGCCGCCTCCGGCGACTTTGGCCGCGTGCTGGTCTGCCGACAGCCGTCAGGCCACGCCGCGCCGACGCTGGATTTCGCGCCCGACTTCGCCGCGGCCCTGGCCGCCTGCCGCGGCGAAATCGTCGCCGTCATGGCCCCGGACGCCCTACCGCGACCCGGCCTGGCCACAGGCTTGATCAGGCGCATGGCCGAGCCCGACGCCCAGGCCGTTCTAGGGCCAGCCGCCCGCCACGACGCCGACGAGCCTTGGGCCGACCTGCTGGACCTGGCCAACGAATTTTTTGACCAGGGTTTGGCCGCTGGCCAGACCTGGCCGCCCCTGCCGGCCTGCGCGGCCTTCCGGGCCCGCTGGCTGCGCGACGCCGTCGGCCGCCCAGGCCCAGGCCCTTGCCAGGCCACCGACCTGTTCGCCCTGGCCTGCCGGGTGGCCGCCATGGGCGGCGGCGTGGTTTTCGAGCCGCAATGCCAGGCGCGCGCAACCCCGCCGTCGGGCTTGGCCGGGGCGCTGAGTTTGCAGGCCCGCTTTGGCCGGGGGGCGGCGCTGGCCGTGCGGGCCCTGCGCGCCAACGGCCAGGTAGGCTGGCCGTGGCCTCGTGGTTGGCCATGGCGAGTGGTGCTGGCCCTGGCCGTGATTGGCCTGCTGGTGGCCTTCGCGCCGCGCTTTCCGGCCGACGGCGCGCTATGGGCGGCGCTGGGGTTATTGCTTTTTTATCCCCTCGAACGACCGTTTCTAAAATTCGTTACGGAAAATAGGCCGGAACTACTAAACAGATCGCTGCTATTTTGTCTGGTCCGGCCTTTTTTTTGGGCTTGGGGCATGGTCAGGACTGGATTTGAGTCGTTACTCAAAATAAACTTGGCCAAACGCGCGGGCTGA
- a CDS encoding tetratricopeptide repeat protein, translated as MSDKSQPDDLASLFSGGQPQSEADRLISQAHLSHLEGDLDQAARLFCQAIALGRDEPGLLLDLSKVLVAQKRHGEAVERLRQALAGSPDHLQARSIHLALSRAYEAMGQDQLARQHYRAFQDALTSL; from the coding sequence GTGAGCGACAAAAGCCAGCCCGACGACCTGGCCAGCCTGTTTTCCGGCGGCCAACCCCAGAGCGAGGCCGACCGGCTCATATCCCAGGCCCATTTGTCGCATCTGGAAGGCGACCTGGACCAGGCCGCCCGGCTGTTTTGCCAGGCCATCGCCCTTGGTCGTGACGAGCCTGGTCTGTTGCTGGATCTGTCCAAGGTGCTCGTGGCCCAGAAACGCCACGGCGAGGCCGTGGAGCGCCTGCGTCAAGCCCTGGCCGGCTCGCCGGACCACCTCCAGGCCCGCAGCATCCACCTGGCCCTTTCGCGGGCCTACGAGGCCATGGGCCAGGATCAATTGGCCCGCCAGCACTACCGGGCCTTCCAGGACGCGCTGACCAGCCTCTGA
- a CDS encoding glycosyltransferase family 2 protein, protein MLLSIVMPVYNEKPYLRRIVDRVQAIDLTGWERQLIIVDDGSDDGGEAIMDQLAGGHGLEGAGKPFERPVTLIRHRRNKGKGAALRSGLAAAVGDAVLIQDADLEYDPADYPALLEPIAQGRAMVVYGSRFLHGRAGAPPHQWLANRLLSLCASALFGQRLSDMETCYKAFDRRALAGLELTANGFEVEPELTAKVLRRGLRIHETPISYQGRRARHGKKIRWTDAFKALAMLLRCRFNIKV, encoded by the coding sequence ATGCTTCTGAGCATCGTCATGCCCGTTTACAACGAAAAGCCCTATCTGCGCCGGATCGTCGACCGCGTTCAGGCCATCGACCTGACCGGCTGGGAGCGCCAACTCATCATCGTCGACGACGGCTCGGACGACGGCGGCGAGGCGATCATGGATCAATTGGCCGGCGGCCACGGCCTGGAAGGGGCGGGCAAGCCCTTCGAGCGACCCGTGACGCTGATCCGTCACCGGCGAAACAAAGGCAAAGGCGCGGCCCTGCGCAGTGGCTTGGCCGCCGCCGTTGGCGACGCGGTGCTGATCCAGGACGCCGACCTGGAGTACGACCCGGCCGATTATCCGGCGTTGCTAGAGCCCATCGCCCAGGGTCGGGCCATGGTTGTCTACGGTTCGCGGTTCCTGCACGGCCGGGCCGGCGCGCCGCCGCACCAGTGGCTGGCCAACCGTTTGTTGAGCCTGTGCGCCAGCGCCTTGTTCGGCCAACGCCTGAGCGACATGGAGACCTGCTACAAGGCCTTCGACCGCCGGGCCCTGGCCGGCTTGGAGCTGACGGCCAACGGCTTCGAGGTGGAGCCGGAGTTGACGGCCAAGGTGTTGCGGCGGGGCTTGCGCATCCACGAGACGCCGATAAGCTATCAAGGCCGCCGCGCGCGGCACGGCAAAAAGATTCGTTGGACCGACGCCTTCAAGGCGTTGGCCATGCTGCTGCGTTGCAGATTTAATATAAAAGTTTAA
- a CDS encoding lysylphosphatidylglycerol synthase transmembrane domain-containing protein yields MWKNYLIGLVISVATLVIFFRQASPGQIWQAFGQVDLWLLGPVTMTYLASFVLRALRWRYLMRPVAEVGFGPLLSALMIGFLGNNILPAHLGELVRAVVLGRQAQVSASAVMATVVMERVWDGLTILLLLGVVLMFMDAPPWVRMGGWAGLAFFGGTMFFLQMFRWQRQRCMKLLGFCLRPLPARWSSGLLGMAQSFADGLAVARAADLAFIAGYSLVLWLTLSVCAWLLMIAFGFDLGLMSAIFLEVLVALALIIPAAPGFVGTFHMGAQVALVMFGVAAAEAGSYAMLLWLIHFVPTTIIGLYFLKKSGLGWAGLTGSSKNSVA; encoded by the coding sequence GTGTGGAAAAATTATCTTATCGGCTTGGTGATCAGCGTGGCCACGCTGGTGATTTTTTTTCGTCAGGCCTCGCCGGGGCAGATCTGGCAGGCCTTTGGTCAGGTGGATTTGTGGTTGTTGGGGCCGGTGACGATGACCTATCTGGCCAGCTTTGTTTTGCGGGCCCTGCGCTGGCGCTATCTGATGCGGCCGGTGGCCGAGGTGGGCTTTGGGCCGCTTTTGTCGGCGCTGATGATCGGTTTTTTGGGCAACAACATTTTGCCGGCCCATCTGGGCGAACTGGTGCGGGCGGTGGTGCTGGGACGCCAGGCCCAGGTCAGCGCCTCGGCGGTGATGGCCACGGTGGTCATGGAGCGGGTCTGGGATGGCCTGACGATCCTGCTTTTGCTGGGCGTGGTGCTGATGTTCATGGACGCGCCGCCGTGGGTGCGCATGGGCGGCTGGGCTGGGCTGGCCTTTTTCGGCGGGACGATGTTTTTTTTGCAGATGTTCCGCTGGCAGCGTCAGCGCTGCATGAAACTGCTGGGCTTTTGCCTGCGGCCGTTGCCGGCGCGCTGGTCGTCGGGCCTTCTGGGCATGGCCCAGTCGTTCGCCGATGGCCTGGCCGTGGCCAGGGCCGCCGACCTGGCCTTTATCGCCGGCTATTCGCTGGTGCTATGGCTGACGCTTTCGGTGTGCGCCTGGCTATTGATGATCGCCTTCGGCTTCGACCTGGGTTTGATGTCCGCCATTTTCCTGGAGGTGCTGGTGGCCTTGGCCTTGATCATCCCGGCCGCGCCGGGGTTTGTCGGCACGTTCCACATGGGCGCGCAGGTGGCGCTGGTGATGTTTGGCGTCGCCGCGGCGGAGGCTGGCAGTTACGCCATGCTGCTGTGGCTGATCCACTTTGTGCCGACCACGATCATAGGTTTGTATTTCCTGAAAAAAAGCGGCCTTGGTTGGGCCGGCCTGACCGGTTCGAGCAAAAATTCGGTGGCGTGA